From Candidatus Defluviilinea gracilis, a single genomic window includes:
- the nifJ gene encoding pyruvate:ferredoxin (flavodoxin) oxidoreductase: MDNPIIMVDGNEATASVAHRLSEVIAIYPITPSSAMGEFADEWSAKGKPNLWGTIPLVIEMQSEGGAAGAVHGALQTGALTTTFTASQGLLLMIPNMYKIAGELTSAVFHVAARSIAAQGLSIFGDHQDVMAVRQTGWAMLASGSVQEAHDFTAIAQMSTLKTRVPFLHFFDGFRTSHEVAKIFCLTDDELRLLLDGELIRAHRARALTPARPILRGTAQNPDVYFQARETVNPFYAATPAIAQEMMDKFAQVTGRRYHLFDYAGHPEAERVVILMGSGGETAEATVKHLVERGEKVGVLRVRLYRPFSMEHFIKALPQSVKQIAVLDRTKEPGALGEPLYLDIVNALVESQRLALSEVEGSQVRVIGGRYGLSSKEFTPAMVKATLDELSKPEPKNHFTVGINDDVSNTSLTHDKNYSIEDDQTIRCVFFGLGSDGTVGANKNSIKIIGEETANYAQGYFVYDSKKSGQMTTSHLRFGPKPIQAPYLIEANQANFVACHQFNFLERFDMLKYAKEGAVFLLNSLYGPDEVWDYLPSEAQKDIIAKKLKFHVINGYGVAEKAGMGQRVNTIMQTAFFAISGVLPREQAIAEIKRAIEKTYGKRGEAVVKKNFEAVDRTLENLYEVNVPAAITSEAARRSPVPKEAPEFVKDVLGRMIQFEGDEIPVSALPNDGTYPLATSQWEKRNIALEIPVWDEKLCIQCGKCVIVCPHAVIRHKVYSEVALADAPESFKHMPSKFKEFSAGYAYTVQVAPEDCTGCTLCVEACPVKDKSQVGRRAINMEPQPPLREAEAKNWDFFMRIPDLDRKLINPSTIKNSQLLRPLFEFSGACAGCGETPYVKLVSQLFGDRAVIANATGCSSIYGGNLPTTPWSVDANGRGPAWSNSLFEDNAEFGLGMRLTLDKQNEYAREILRAMENELGNDLVEAILHADQSDDAGIEAQRERVTALKNKLSESNDSKAKDLISVADALVKKSVWIIGGDGWAYDIGYGGLDHVMASGRNVNILVLDTEVYSNTGGQASKATPRAAVAKFAMGGKAMPKKDLGLLAMSYGYVYVAKIAMGANDQQTLKAFLEAEAYDGPSLIIAYSPCIAHGYDMARSLDQTKLAVQSGHWSLFRYDPRLAGQGENPLVIESKEPSVPFSHYAYNETRYKMLTQMDEERAEELMRDAQKDAKSRWALYQQMAAMQYGNGTGKQGNT; this comes from the coding sequence ATGGATAATCCCATCATCATGGTCGACGGCAACGAAGCCACAGCATCGGTCGCGCATCGTTTGAGCGAAGTCATCGCCATCTACCCCATCACACCCTCCTCCGCCATGGGCGAATTCGCCGACGAGTGGTCGGCAAAGGGCAAACCGAATTTGTGGGGCACGATCCCTCTCGTGATCGAGATGCAATCCGAAGGCGGCGCGGCGGGCGCGGTCCACGGCGCGTTGCAAACGGGCGCGCTCACTACCACCTTCACCGCCTCGCAGGGGCTTTTGCTGATGATCCCCAACATGTACAAGATCGCGGGTGAACTCACCAGCGCGGTCTTCCATGTGGCGGCGCGTTCCATCGCCGCGCAGGGACTTTCGATCTTCGGCGATCATCAAGATGTGATGGCTGTGCGTCAGACGGGTTGGGCGATGCTCGCAAGCGGCTCTGTGCAAGAGGCGCACGACTTTACCGCCATCGCCCAAATGTCCACGCTCAAAACGCGCGTGCCGTTCCTCCATTTCTTCGACGGATTCCGCACCTCGCACGAAGTCGCTAAAATCTTTTGTCTGACGGATGACGAACTCCGCCTCCTTCTCGACGGGGAATTGATTCGCGCTCATCGGGCGCGCGCCCTCACCCCCGCGCGACCCATCCTGCGCGGCACCGCGCAGAATCCCGATGTCTACTTTCAGGCGCGCGAGACTGTGAATCCGTTTTATGCGGCGACGCCCGCCATCGCGCAGGAGATGATGGACAAGTTCGCGCAAGTGACCGGGCGGCGCTATCATCTCTTCGATTACGCCGGCCACCCTGAAGCGGAACGCGTTGTCATTCTCATGGGTTCGGGCGGCGAAACCGCCGAAGCGACGGTGAAGCATCTTGTGGAAAGAGGCGAAAAGGTCGGCGTTTTGCGCGTGAGATTGTATCGTCCGTTTTCGATGGAACATTTCATCAAAGCGTTGCCGCAATCGGTGAAGCAGATCGCCGTGCTGGATCGAACGAAGGAACCCGGCGCGTTGGGCGAGCCGTTGTATTTGGATATTGTCAATGCTTTGGTCGAAAGTCAAAGGCTTGCCCTGAGCGAAGTCGAAGGGTCGCAGGTCAGGGTAATCGGCGGGCGCTATGGACTTTCCTCGAAAGAGTTTACGCCAGCGATGGTCAAAGCCACGCTGGATGAATTATCCAAGCCTGAGCCGAAGAATCATTTCACCGTCGGCATCAACGATGATGTCAGCAACACAAGCCTGACCCACGATAAGAATTATTCCATCGAAGACGATCAGACCATCCGCTGTGTGTTCTTTGGGTTGGGTTCGGATGGCACGGTGGGAGCGAACAAGAACTCCATCAAGATCATCGGCGAAGAGACCGCGAATTACGCGCAGGGTTACTTCGTGTACGACTCGAAAAAATCGGGTCAGATGACCACCTCGCATTTGCGGTTTGGTCCCAAGCCGATTCAGGCGCCGTATCTCATCGAAGCCAATCAGGCAAACTTCGTGGCGTGCCACCAGTTCAACTTCCTCGAACGGTTCGATATGCTGAAGTACGCCAAAGAAGGCGCGGTCTTCCTGCTCAACAGTTTGTACGGTCCCGATGAGGTTTGGGATTATCTGCCGAGCGAGGCGCAAAAGGATATCATCGCGAAGAAACTCAAGTTTCATGTGATCAACGGGTATGGCGTGGCGGAAAAGGCGGGCATGGGACAGCGCGTCAACACCATCATGCAGACGGCGTTCTTCGCCATCAGCGGCGTGCTTCCGCGCGAGCAGGCGATTGCCGAGATCAAACGCGCCATCGAGAAAACGTACGGCAAGCGCGGCGAGGCTGTCGTCAAGAAAAACTTCGAGGCGGTGGATCGAACGCTGGAGAATCTGTACGAGGTGAACGTTCCGGCGGCGATCACGTCGGAGGCGGCGAGGCGGTCCCCCGTCCCGAAGGAAGCGCCCGAATTTGTGAAGGATGTGCTGGGGCGGATGATCCAATTCGAGGGCGATGAGATTCCCGTCTCCGCGCTTCCGAACGACGGGACGTATCCGCTGGCGACATCGCAATGGGAGAAGCGCAACATCGCGCTGGAAATTCCCGTGTGGGACGAGAAGTTGTGCATCCAGTGCGGTAAGTGCGTGATCGTGTGCCCGCACGCGGTGATCCGTCATAAAGTGTATAGCGAGGTGGCTTTGGCAGACGCGCCCGAATCGTTCAAACACATGCCGTCGAAATTCAAGGAGTTTTCTGCGGGATACGCTTACACCGTGCAAGTGGCGCCGGAGGATTGCACGGGTTGCACGTTGTGCGTGGAGGCTTGCCCCGTGAAGGATAAATCGCAAGTGGGGCGCCGCGCCATCAACATGGAGCCCCAGCCGCCTCTGCGCGAAGCGGAAGCGAAGAACTGGGATTTCTTCATGCGGATTCCCGATTTGGACCGAAAGCTGATCAACCCATCGACGATCAAGAATTCGCAATTGCTTCGCCCGTTGTTCGAGTTCAGCGGCGCCTGCGCGGGATGCGGCGAGACGCCCTACGTGAAGTTGGTCTCGCAGTTATTCGGCGACCGGGCGGTTATTGCAAATGCCACAGGCTGTTCTTCGATCTATGGAGGCAACCTCCCCACCACGCCGTGGTCTGTGGATGCGAACGGACGCGGTCCCGCGTGGTCGAACTCGCTGTTCGAGGATAACGCCGAGTTCGGTTTGGGAATGCGGCTGACGCTCGATAAACAAAATGAATATGCGCGTGAAATTCTCCGCGCCATGGAAAATGAACTCGGCAACGATCTTGTCGAAGCCATCCTGCATGCCGATCAAAGCGACGACGCGGGCATCGAAGCGCAACGCGAGCGCGTGACCGCGTTGAAAAACAAACTGTCCGAATCAAATGACTCCAAAGCGAAGGATTTGATCAGCGTCGCCGATGCGCTCGTGAAAAAATCGGTGTGGATCATCGGCGGCGACGGCTGGGCGTACGATATCGGCTACGGCGGTCTCGATCATGTGATGGCGAGCGGGCGCAACGTGAACATTCTGGTGCTTGATACCGAGGTCTATTCCAACACGGGCGGGCAGGCAAGCAAAGCCACGCCACGAGCGGCGGTCGCCAAGTTCGCCATGGGCGGCAAGGCGATGCCGAAGAAAGATCTGGGTTTGCTCGCCATGTCGTACGGATATGTATATGTGGCAAAAATTGCCATGGGCGCGAACGACCAGCAAACGTTGAAGGCGTTCCTCGAAGCCGAAGCCTACGATGGTCCTTCGTTGATCATCGCTTACAGTCCGTGTATTGCGCACGGATACGACATGGCGAGAAGCCTCGACCAGACCAAACTTGCCGTGCAATCGGGTCACTGGTCCCTGTTCCGATATGATCCGCGCCTTGCGGGGCAGGGAGAAAACCCGCTGGTCATCGAGTCGAAGGAGCCGAGCGTCCCCTTCTCGCACTATGCTTATAATGAGACCCGTTACAAGATGTTGACGCAGATGGATGAAGAACGCGCCGAAGAGTTGATGCGAGACGCCCAAAAGGACGCGAAATCGCGCTGGGCGTTGTATCAACAGATGGCGGCGATGCAGTATGGGAACGGGACGGGTAAACAGGGAAACACGTAA
- a CDS encoding dihydroorotate dehydrogenase-like protein, producing the protein MTDLSTTYLGLNLRNPLVASASPLSRKIDRAKKLEAAGISAIVMYSLFEEQIIHESLELDHYLNRGSNSFAEALSYLPDGGMYGISPEKYLNHVAGLKKALTIPVIGSLNGVSKGGWTDYARRIEEAGADALELNMYYIPTDINVTSNDIEDMQVDLVAEVKSAIKIPLAVKISPFVTSIPNFTKRLVEAGADGLVLFNRFYQPDFDLDELEILHSLDLSTSSELRLPLRWISILHGKLNVDFALTSGVHAYTDVLKAMMAGAKVAMMASNLLQFGEDTIGPILAYLEAWMKEREYESIRQMQGSMSQKSVKEPEAFERANYMRVLNNYRSLP; encoded by the coding sequence ATGACGGATCTTTCCACCACTTATCTGGGTCTGAACCTTCGAAATCCCCTCGTTGCGTCTGCCTCCCCTCTTTCACGCAAGATCGACCGCGCGAAAAAGCTCGAGGCAGCGGGAATTTCCGCTATTGTGATGTATTCGCTGTTCGAGGAGCAGATCATCCACGAAAGCCTCGAGTTGGATCACTATCTCAATCGCGGCAGTAATTCGTTCGCCGAGGCGTTATCGTATCTGCCCGACGGCGGCATGTACGGGATTAGCCCTGAAAAATATTTGAATCATGTGGCTGGCTTGAAAAAGGCATTGACCATCCCGGTCATTGGCAGCCTGAACGGCGTTTCCAAAGGCGGCTGGACGGATTACGCGCGCCGCATCGAAGAAGCGGGGGCGGACGCGCTTGAACTCAACATGTACTACATCCCCACCGACATCAATGTCACTTCGAACGACATCGAGGATATGCAAGTGGATCTGGTGGCGGAAGTGAAATCCGCGATCAAGATTCCGCTGGCGGTGAAGATCAGCCCGTTTGTCACATCGATTCCCAACTTCACGAAACGACTCGTCGAAGCGGGCGCGGATGGGCTTGTGTTATTCAATCGCTTCTACCAGCCCGATTTCGACCTGGATGAGTTGGAAATCCTCCACAGTTTGGATTTGAGCACCTCCTCCGAGTTGAGGCTGCCCTTGCGCTGGATATCGATCCTGCACGGAAAGTTGAATGTTGATTTTGCGCTGACCAGCGGCGTTCATGCGTACACCGATGTATTAAAAGCAATGATGGCGGGGGCAAAGGTGGCGATGATGGCGTCGAATTTACTTCAGTTCGGCGAAGACACCATCGGTCCGATCCTCGCTTATCTCGAAGCGTGGATGAAGGAACGGGAATACGAATCCATCCGGCAAATGCAAGGGAGCATGAGTCAGAAGTCGGTCAAGGAGCCGGAAGCGTTCGAACGGGCGAATTATATGAGGGTGCTGAATAACTATAGAAGCCTCCCCTGA
- a CDS encoding PQQ-dependent sugar dehydrogenase, with translation MKRYLILLILPILACNGLSTPLPPPTGGPASPTSTGVSPTQPPPLTPAPPTEPNASTFPNADAYTWQFVADGLERPVDLQPDPQGRLWIVEKLGHIHLFQNGQLNIDTPFLNIEDRVNDESNEMGLLGLALHPNFAQNGYFYVNYTGARGDTFISRFTAGENSVDPNSELILLRVKQPYPNHNGGTMNFGPDGYLYMGLGDGGSGGDPEGNGQSLDTLLGKILRIDVDSKEPYAVPADNPFGNEIWAYGLRNPWRMSFDSATGDLYIGDVGQGDWEEIDIIPAGSRGGENFGWNYREGAHDFEGGGPADMIDPIAEYDHGEGGCSVTGGYVYRGAMPEWNGIYLYGDYCTGQVWGLIRSGEAWQNQLLYDTDFTITSFGQDKNGELYILTDGGEVYVLDPK, from the coding sequence ATGAAGCGATACCTGATCCTGTTAATTCTTCCAATCCTTGCATGTAATGGATTAAGTACGCCGCTTCCTCCTCCGACGGGTGGACCTGCCTCGCCCACGTCAACCGGCGTCTCGCCTACGCAACCGCCCCCGCTGACTCCGGCGCCGCCGACCGAGCCCAACGCATCCACCTTCCCCAACGCGGACGCGTACACATGGCAGTTCGTCGCTGATGGACTCGAACGCCCGGTAGACCTCCAACCCGATCCGCAAGGTCGTTTATGGATCGTGGAAAAATTGGGTCACATCCACCTCTTCCAAAATGGGCAATTGAACATTGACACGCCCTTCCTCAACATCGAAGACCGCGTCAACGACGAGTCGAATGAAATGGGGTTGCTGGGGCTGGCATTGCATCCGAACTTTGCGCAGAACGGATACTTCTACGTCAACTACACCGGCGCGCGCGGCGATACGTTCATCTCGCGTTTCACCGCCGGTGAAAATTCTGTAGACCCCAACAGCGAACTGATTCTGTTGCGCGTCAAACAGCCGTACCCGAACCATAACGGCGGCACGATGAACTTCGGACCCGATGGCTACTTGTACATGGGTCTCGGCGACGGAGGCTCCGGCGGCGACCCGGAAGGCAACGGTCAATCGTTGGATACCCTGCTCGGAAAAATTTTACGCATTGACGTGGACTCGAAAGAGCCTTATGCCGTTCCCGCCGATAACCCGTTCGGTAACGAAATTTGGGCGTACGGTTTGCGCAACCCGTGGCGTATGTCGTTCGACTCGGCGACCGGCGATCTATACATCGGCGATGTGGGGCAGGGCGATTGGGAAGAGATTGACATCATCCCCGCCGGTTCGCGCGGCGGCGAAAACTTCGGCTGGAATTACCGCGAAGGCGCGCACGATTTTGAAGGCGGCGGGCCCGCCGATATGATCGACCCCATCGCGGAATATGATCACGGCGAAGGCGGATGCTCCGTCACTGGCGGCTACGTCTATCGCGGCGCGATGCCTGAATGGAACGGCATCTATCTTTACGGCGATTACTGCACCGGGCAGGTCTGGGGCTTGATCCGCTCCGGGGAGGCGTGGCAGAATCAATTGTTGTACGACACGGACTTCACCATCACATCCTTCGGGCAGGATAAAAATGGGGAGTTGTATATCCTCACCGACGGAGGCGAGGTGTATGTTTTGGATCCCAAGTAG
- a CDS encoding DUF1232 domain-containing protein codes for MADKRPSQIVPSPQGGMVRDLVTRLKLIGRLMADRRVSIFVKLLPLASLAYLFSPVDLMPGVVLPVIGALDDAAVLWIGSTLFVELCPPKVVEEHMNQLTDNTDDSSNDDVVDAESTDVDDR; via the coding sequence ATGGCAGACAAACGACCTTCGCAGATTGTGCCGTCGCCGCAAGGCGGAATGGTACGCGACCTCGTCACGCGACTCAAATTGATCGGGCGGCTGATGGCAGACCGCCGCGTAAGTATTTTTGTAAAACTTTTGCCGCTGGCTTCGCTTGCCTATCTTTTTTCGCCGGTCGATCTGATGCCGGGCGTGGTTCTGCCGGTCATCGGCGCGCTCGACGACGCGGCGGTGTTGTGGATCGGCTCGACTCTCTTTGTGGAACTTTGCCCGCCCAAAGTGGTCGAAGAACACATGAATCAACTCACCGATAACACGGACGATTCATCGAACGATGATGTGGTGGATGCCGAATCAACCGACGTGGACGACAGATGA
- a CDS encoding OsmC family protein, which produces MEILIDFPGGARVDAHVRGHLVHTDQPRSGGGDDSAPSPFELFLASLGTCAGIYILGFCRQRNLPTEGVRIVQRVHADTIELEIQVPPAFPKQYLGALIRSAELCKVKKTLENPPQFKITARTLEGE; this is translated from the coding sequence ATGGAAATATTGATCGACTTCCCCGGCGGCGCGCGCGTGGACGCGCATGTGCGAGGGCATCTTGTTCACACCGACCAACCGAGGAGCGGAGGCGGCGACGATTCGGCGCCTTCGCCCTTTGAGTTATTTCTCGCCTCTCTCGGCACATGCGCGGGAATCTACATCCTCGGCTTTTGCCGCCAGCGCAACCTGCCCACCGAAGGCGTCCGCATCGTTCAGCGCGTCCACGCCGATACGATCGAACTTGAGATTCAAGTCCCGCCCGCGTTTCCGAAACAATATCTCGGCGCGTTGATCCGTTCGGCGGAGTTGTGCAAGGTGAAGAAGACGTTGGAGAATCCTCCGCAGTTCAAGATCACCGCGCGAACACTCGAAGGCGAATAA
- a CDS encoding alpha/beta fold hydrolase encodes MSRNKLFVLLTSLSLFALACNFGGLLNTPTPTAPPPTAPPTKVTTTQNGDMAGLLERLNGAPCEENPDFTCVTIPVPLNHFDAANTETINVAFAVSQATGERYGMFVQAFPGGPGGEGISSGGLGWFPEGILEHFDIVYFDQRGIGLSSELACPKAYEKDFSSSLNYDDTAGEEGYDTPAEQQDAIDEARTFVDSCVAEIGIDPAKLVYYGTNQVAEDIESFRQLVGDDKFWLYGVSYGTSVAQTYAAAHADHLAGLILDGTIDLTLNGEEGALAQEKAFDEVLVATLKACDADEACAAELGGNALAAYDSLASKLAEKAIAYEYPLASGKTVKKKFTFGQLEFTAAYQMYALGGRMLFLRALASANEGDMVPMARLFYIQATVDPATDEYLGDSTFSDTMFTGVNCTDDSYFSGTPEERIKQTIEAGQASNGTVPRIDGGVYTGLYCAYWPSAPKEVVTREPLTAPGVPTFVLNATLDPATPFAQGKAVFERLDNGYHLYVEGGRHSIYGFGNECPDDYITNFMVNGELPEQREIVCEWDPSVISAYVPRMSPKASEYDNPLDIFSAIDTELSIEPEYYYNGFTEDTSFACPYGGSFTFGPSDAGEKYTYDKCQFTKGFAITGAGGFDYSARLLTFEAKVSGDKTGTLTYTSNYNDGSMTLTGEYGGETIDLSQ; translated from the coding sequence ATGTCTCGAAATAAACTATTTGTCTTGCTGACCAGCCTGTCGTTGTTTGCGCTCGCTTGCAACTTCGGCGGCTTGCTCAATACGCCGACGCCGACCGCTCCACCCCCGACCGCGCCGCCGACGAAAGTCACGACCACTCAAAACGGCGACATGGCTGGACTGCTCGAACGCTTGAACGGCGCTCCCTGCGAGGAAAACCCCGACTTCACATGCGTGACCATTCCCGTACCGTTGAATCATTTCGACGCGGCAAATACCGAAACGATCAATGTGGCGTTTGCCGTTTCGCAGGCGACCGGCGAACGCTACGGCATGTTCGTGCAAGCCTTCCCCGGCGGACCCGGCGGCGAAGGGATCAGTTCCGGCGGCTTGGGCTGGTTTCCCGAGGGGATCCTCGAACACTTTGATATCGTCTACTTCGACCAGCGCGGAATCGGTCTCTCCAGCGAGTTAGCCTGCCCGAAGGCGTATGAGAAAGACTTCTCGAGTTCCCTGAATTACGATGACACAGCCGGCGAAGAAGGCTACGATACGCCCGCCGAACAACAAGACGCGATTGACGAAGCCCGGACCTTTGTGGATAGTTGCGTTGCAGAGATCGGCATTGACCCGGCGAAACTGGTCTACTACGGAACGAACCAAGTAGCGGAAGATATCGAATCGTTCCGTCAATTGGTCGGCGACGACAAGTTCTGGCTGTACGGCGTCAGTTATGGCACCTCCGTCGCGCAGACCTACGCCGCGGCTCACGCGGATCATCTGGCGGGCTTGATCCTCGATGGGACGATTGACCTCACGTTGAACGGCGAAGAAGGCGCGCTCGCGCAAGAAAAAGCCTTCGATGAAGTCCTCGTGGCGACCCTCAAAGCCTGCGATGCCGACGAAGCCTGCGCGGCAGAGTTGGGCGGCAACGCGCTGGCGGCGTACGATTCGCTCGCGTCAAAACTCGCGGAGAAAGCGATCGCCTATGAATATCCGCTCGCTTCGGGCAAAACCGTAAAAAAGAAATTCACCTTCGGTCAATTGGAATTTACCGCCGCTTATCAGATGTATGCGCTCGGCGGGCGGATGCTCTTCTTGCGCGCGCTGGCATCTGCCAACGAGGGCGACATGGTTCCAATGGCGCGATTATTTTATATACAAGCCACCGTTGACCCCGCCACCGACGAATATCTGGGAGACTCCACCTTCTCAGACACGATGTTCACCGGCGTGAACTGCACCGACGATTCGTATTTTAGCGGCACGCCCGAAGAGCGGATCAAGCAGACCATCGAAGCAGGACAAGCATCGAATGGAACCGTTCCGCGTATAGATGGCGGCGTGTACACCGGCTTATATTGCGCGTACTGGCCCAGCGCCCCGAAAGAGGTCGTCACACGCGAGCCGCTCACCGCGCCAGGCGTCCCGACGTTCGTGCTGAACGCCACCCTCGACCCGGCGACTCCCTTCGCGCAAGGCAAAGCCGTGTTTGAACGTTTAGATAACGGTTATCACCTGTATGTGGAAGGCGGGCGTCATTCCATCTACGGCTTCGGCAACGAATGCCCCGACGATTACATCACCAACTTCATGGTCAATGGAGAACTTCCCGAACAGCGCGAGATCGTCTGCGAGTGGGACCCGTCGGTCATCAGCGCGTATGTGCCGCGCATGTCCCCGAAAGCAAGCGAGTACGATAACCCGCTCGACATTTTCTCGGCGATCGACACCGAGCTCTCGATCGAGCCTGAATATTATTACAACGGCTTCACCGAAGACACATCCTTTGCCTGTCCGTATGGCGGCTCGTTCACCTTCGGTCCCAGCGACGCGGGCGAGAAGTATACGTACGACAAGTGTCAATTCACGAAAGGCTTTGCCATCACAGGCGCGGGCGGTTTCGATTACAGCGCCAGACTCCTCACGTTTGAGGCGAAAGTGAGCGGAGACAAAACCGGCACACTCACCTACACCAGCAATTACAACGACGGCTCGATGACGCTCACCGGCGAATACGGCGGCGAGACGATTGACCTGAGTCAATAA
- a CDS encoding NYN domain-containing protein, producing MPYLIDGHNLIPKLGLRLDSLDDEMELIAILQEFCRLERRQVEVYFDGAPLSRTVKLGAVTQHFSPVGSPADNAIRKRLKSLGKAAKNWTVVSSDREVQSNARAMQAEVISSDEFAKTLNKVRNSPRVAKGERVISEKEVEEWMKEFGGKRADD from the coding sequence ATGCCATATCTCATTGACGGGCACAACCTCATTCCCAAACTCGGATTGCGACTCGATTCTCTGGACGATGAAATGGAGTTGATCGCCATCTTGCAGGAATTCTGCCGCCTCGAACGCCGTCAAGTGGAAGTCTACTTTGACGGAGCGCCTCTTTCTCGGACGGTAAAGCTGGGCGCCGTTACTCAGCATTTCTCGCCCGTCGGCAGTCCCGCCGACAACGCCATCCGCAAGCGGTTGAAGAGTCTCGGCAAAGCCGCCAAAAATTGGACCGTCGTTTCCTCCGACCGCGAAGTGCAATCCAATGCGCGGGCAATGCAAGCGGAGGTTATTTCATCGGATGAATTTGCGAAGACTCTCAACAAGGTGAGGAATTCTCCGCGCGTGGCAAAAGGCGAGAGAGTTATTTCAGAAAAAGAAGTGGAAGAATGGATGAAAGAGTTTGGGGGGAAAAGAGCAGACGATTAG
- a CDS encoding histone deacetylase yields MSTVYTFVPSPNHLYPDHPERPGRLDILQPRLDSFSAARIDATPATREEVARVHNPELISALEKVCREDAPAIIDYAPTYVTPSSFDDALLAAGGVLACARAVINGEADNAFAIVRPPGHHAEPDRAMGFCLFNNVAIGAMDALAHGMDRALILDYDAHHGNGTQAAFLNEERVAFLSAHQFQPGFYPGTGALKEAAHAKKRIVNVPLPARAGDKVYEEVADKIFKPFVESFKPQMIFVSVGFDAHWNDPITSLGLSTNGYLMLAQKCVALAEEFCGGKIVFVLEGGYDPVNVAEGAEATIHALTKSPRRNEASDPSPHREPDCESRIEEIRKWHGFS; encoded by the coding sequence ATGTCCACCGTGTACACATTTGTCCCCTCGCCGAATCATTTGTACCCCGATCATCCCGAAAGACCGGGGCGGTTGGATATTTTGCAACCCCGCTTGGATTCATTTTCCGCAGCGCGAATCGATGCGACGCCAGCGACACGCGAGGAAGTTGCGCGAGTCCACAACCCGGAACTTATTTCGGCGCTGGAAAAGGTCTGCCGGGAGGACGCGCCTGCCATCATTGATTACGCGCCTACGTATGTAACTCCATCTTCCTTCGACGATGCTTTGCTCGCGGCGGGCGGAGTTCTTGCTTGCGCGCGGGCGGTAATCAACGGCGAGGCCGACAACGCCTTCGCCATCGTCCGACCGCCGGGGCATCACGCGGAACCCGATCGCGCGATGGGATTTTGTTTATTCAACAATGTCGCCATCGGCGCGATGGACGCGCTCGCACATGGCATGGATCGCGCGCTAATCCTTGACTACGACGCGCATCATGGCAACGGGACGCAAGCCGCATTTTTGAACGAGGAACGCGTCGCATTTTTATCGGCGCATCAATTTCAGCCGGGGTTTTACCCGGGCACGGGCGCGTTGAAGGAAGCGGCGCACGCAAAGAAACGAATCGTCAACGTGCCGTTGCCTGCCCGCGCGGGGGATAAAGTCTACGAAGAAGTTGCGGATAAAATTTTCAAGCCGTTCGTGGAGTCGTTCAAGCCGCAGATGATTTTTGTCTCCGTTGGGTTCGACGCGCATTGGAACGACCCGATCACGTCGCTGGGGCTGTCAACGAATGGATATTTGATGCTGGCGCAAAAGTGCGTCGCGCTGGCGGAGGAATTCTGCGGTGGCAAAATCGTTTTCGTGCTGGAAGGCGGCTACGACCCGGTCAATGTGGCGGAGGGGGCTGAGGCAACCATCCACGCGCTGACCAAGTCGCCCCGTCGGAATGAAGCGAGTGATCCCAGTCCGCACCGGGAACCGGATTGCGAATCCCGAATCGAAGAGATACGAAAGTGGCATGGATTTTCGTGA